The Pyxidicoccus sp. MSG2 DNA segment ATCCAACCGTAGAGCTGGAGGGCGAGGGGCGTGGCGGCGTTGAGCTTGATGAACTCGGCCTGGCGGGGCGTCTTGCCCAACAGGCCGATGCGCTGCGACTGCACCGTCATGTCAGGGGGCTCCGTCCAGGGCGACAGCCGCGGGAGTGCACCCGCGCCCCTTCCGGGCGATGCCCGTCGGAGGCTGCAGGCCCGGATCCCGGAAGATGGCCAGCAGCTTCGAGGTGTTGCCGCCCAGCCCGAAGAACGGGTTGGCGGTGCGCTCGGGGCGGAAGTCGATGGAGACCATCGCCCCGTTCATCTCCTCGATTTCCCACGTGGCCGTGAAGTAGCGGCCGTCCGCGCTGGGCTCGATGCGCTTGACGCGCTCCAACAGGCGGAACAGGCCCCACTCGCCCTCGGCCTCCAGCGCCGTCTCGGTGGCTCCATCCGCGCTCTGCACGAGGATGCGCGCGCCGAGCTTGCCGGCCTGGCCGGGCCAGATCATCGGCTTCCACACCGTGTCGGGGCCGTTGCGGTACGTCTCGTCGGTGCCGTCCAGCGTGAAGGTGATGGAGGAGATCTGCGACGCCGTGCCGTCCGCGGAGACGCCCGGCCGCAGGCGGACCTGGAAGCGCACCAGCGGGTCCACCGTGTCGCCACCCGGGAAGAGCGTGGTGGCGAGCGCGCCCGTCTTCTCCAGGAAGGTGAGCAGCTCCGGGCGGAACATGGCGCCACCGGACGAGGTGAACTCCCACTTGCGGCCCGTGGCCACCACGTCCTCCAGCAGCTGCTCCTTGACGAACTTGCGCACCAGGCCGCCCTCGGGGCGGAGGAACTCGGCCACCTCCGGCAGCGGCGCGTCCTTCTGCGACGCCCGGTCGAACGGGTAGAGGCCCTTGAACGCCTGCTGGTACGTGGACACCACCTGCTCGCAGAACAGGTTGCTCTTGGCCTCGGCCGTGCCTTCGAACACCACCGAGCGCATCTCCTGGAAGGGCGGCAGCAGCAGCCGCTCGAAGATGGCGACGTTGTCCGACTGCTTGCGCACCAGCATCTCCACGTTGGTGCGGGTGGACTCGATCTTGTCCAGCAGCACGCCCGACTCGGCCGGCTTGTCCTTCACCGCCAGCAGCGTCGTCTGCACGGTGGCGAGCTGGTCCTCGTACGAGTCCAGCGCCGTCAGCGACTCCTCACCGTCCTCCGTCTTGGACGTCTCCGTGGTGAAGCGGATGAGCGAGGCGAACTCACGCTCCAGGTCCCGCGCCGTGAGCTCCTCGGCGCCGGAAGACGAGTCCGCGGCCAACAGCTCCCGCTTCTGCGCCGCTTCCTGCTCCGGCTTGGACCCGAAGAACTCCTTGACGGCCTGGAGCTTGCCGCCCGCCGCCGCTGCTACCGTCTTGTCGCGCTTGTCCAACTGCACGTTGAAGGCGAGCGCGCGGAAGAGCCGGCCGTAGGGCTTGGGCTTGCCGCGCGTCAGGTTGGTGAGCAGGCCCTCCATCTGCGTGAGGTTCTGCGGCGCCTGCACCCGGATGGAGTTGAGGAAGTCCTTCCACTCCTGCTGGTAGGTCTCGAAGTAGCGCGTGCGCAGCTCGCGGCGGGACTCCACCGCGTCCACCTTCTCGTCGCGGTCCAACACCCAGGACTGCTGGTCCTTGAAGGCCCCCTCCAGCCGCTCGCGGATGACCTGGTCGTACGCGGTGCGCGTGAAGGCGCCTCGCACCCGCAGGGGGGCGCTCATCTCTGGCACCGAGCCCACCAACTGCTCCAGCGTCTGGTCGGGGAACTCGTTGCTGACGTTGGCCACCAGCTGCGCCAGCTCCAGGCGCACCAGGGGCACGTTGTTGAGCGAGCGCCGCGCCGAGGTGATGACGCCCTTCTCGCGCGGGAAGGCGATGCGCTCGGCGCGCGCCGGCTTCTGCTCCTCCGGGAGCATCTGCTCGTTGGCGAGCATGCGCAGGTACGTGGACGCGTGGTTCTCCACCGCGCGCTCGTCCACCGAGTCGCCCCGCACGCGCTTCCAGTGGCTGACAATCTGTTGCACCAGCCACTTCTGCTGCGCTTCGTCCAGCTCCGGCTCGGTCGGGTTCCGGGGCGTCGTCACCAGCAGGTACATCTTCAGGTCGTCGAAGTACTGCCGGTACGCGTCGAAGTGCTTGCTGTAATCGGCGTCGCTGCGCACCGTGAGCAGGTCCGGGTTCTTCCCGAAGGCGTCCAGCCGCTGCTGGACGAGCTCGAACTGCTTGCCCAGGAGCACCCGCCGCAGGGCGGCGTTATAGAACTGCCGCGCCTGCGGCAGCATCTTGTCGCCCTGGTAGAGGCCGAAGCGCATCCACAGGGGCGCGCCGTGCTCGTCGTACTCGGTCAGCTCCTGCAGCCGGTTGCGCAGGGGAATCAGGTCCTCCACGCGGCGGATGTCGTCGCGCGGGTCCAGGCTCACGTCGGTGATGGCCTTCGTCACCGCCTGCGCCATGGAGCGGTTCTGGAAGAAGGACAGGGTGGGCAGCGACAGCATCAGCGCGGTGGCCGCCAGGGCGGCGCTCGCCAGCACCAGCCGCTGCCGGCGCACCCTCGCTTCCTCCAGCGAGCTGCGCACCGCCATCTGCTGGTCCTGGAACATCACCTTGGTGAAGACGTCCCAGAGGAAGTAGCTGCGGCCTTCCGTGGCGCCTTCCGTCTGCGCCCGGCCGTTGGTGCTGCCGAACAGCTCCGAGGCGGACGGGGACACCTTGTCCACCGCGCGCACGTCCTGCGTGCCGCTGTTGAAGTACAGGCCGCGGAAGACGGGCGTGTCCTGGAACACGTTCTCCAGGAAGAGCGGCTGGAGGAACTCGGCGAGGTTCTTGCGGAGCGCGTCGAACTTCTGCGGGAAGCCGTAGATGTTCTCGCGCGTCTCCAGCCGGCGCTCCTGGCCCAGCCGCCGCAGCGAGCGCTGCTCCAGCACGGAGAGCATCTCGTCGAAGCGCTCGCGGAACAGGTCCGTGCTCGCCTCGCTCTGCTGCTCCACCGGCACCGTGAAGCCCCAGATCTGCCCGCGCTCCACGCGCGACAGGTCCGAGAACATCTCCACGAACCCGGGCAGCAGGTCGCACTTGGTGATCATCACGTACACCGGCACCAGCATCTTCAGCCGGGTGGTGATTTCATCCATGCGCTCGCGGATGGTCTGCCCCATCTCGCCCACGGCCTGCGGGTCCGCGTTCATCAGCTCGCTGACGCTGATGGCCACGATGAGGCCGTTGATGGGACGGCTGGGGCGGTGCTTCGCCACCGTGTCGATGAAGGCCAGCCACTCCGGCCGGTCCTCCTCCGCGCTGGTGTAGCGGCCCGCCGTGTCGAGGATGACGGCCTCGTTGGTGAGCCACCAGTCGCAGTTGCGCGTGCCACCCACGCCGCGCACGCCGCCGCGCGCGGAGAGGTAGGGGAACTTCAGCCCGGAGTTGCGCAGCGCCGTGCTCTTGCCCGCGCCCGGGGGACCGACGATGAGGTACCAGGGCAGGACGGCCAGGGCATCCTTGCCGCCGCGCGCCAGCTTGGAGGTCTTGAGCGCCTCCACCGCCTTGGTGAACTCGGCCTGCATGGCCTTGATTTCAGGCTGCAGGTCCGGCCGCACCGTGGCCGTCTGTTCCTCCGCCTGCGTCGCGAGCGCGCCCTCCAGCTTCTTCGCCGCGCGGCGCGCGAGGATGCGCTTGACCAGCCAGACCACGCCCATGGCGAACAGGCCCGCCAGCGCGGCGATGATGGCCGCCTCTCTTGGAGAGAAGCCCAGGAAGCTCAGAATCGCGAAGGTGGGCGCGCCAATGCCCAACAGTGGCAGCAGGTACGCCATCATGGCGCGCCCTCCGTGGAGGCCGTGGTCGCGGCGTTGCCGCCCGTGCTGGCCGTGTTCTTGGCTGCGTGGACCTCGATGCGGCTCTTCAGCTCGCCCACCGTGTCATTGAGGAAGAACTGCAGCACCCCGTAGAAGAGCACCGCCACCGCCAGCGCGCCGGCGGAGATGCCCAGCATGGAGGCCTTCTTCCGCTTGGACAGCAGCGACTCCGTGGGGCGCTCGCCGTGGGGCGACAGCACGTCGAAGTCGAAGGGGCGCGCGCGCTCCAAATCCTTCTGCACGGTGTCGATAAGCGTCATCAGCTCCAGCTCGCCGCCGCGGATGCGGTAGCGGCCCTGGAAGCCGAAGAGCATGCACAGGTAGTAGACTTGGAGCACTTCCGCGCGGTGCGGGTCCTTGCGCACGGTGTTGAGCCGGGCGAAGAAGCCGTCACCGGCGACGTTCTCGTTGAAGTAGTGGAGCTGCAGCGGGTTGGAGCTCCAGAACTGGCGGTACTCCTCCGGCCGGCCGAGCACCACCTCGTCGACGAGGGCCACCATCGCGTACGCCATGTCCTGGGCGTCCTGATGGCTGAAGCCCAGCACCGCGGAGCGCCTCAGCATCTCGTCCACCACGCCGCGCAGGCGGTGGTGCAAAGTCTCCGGCGGGGGGATGGCTGCTGAATCCGAGCCGCGCAATTGAATGGCGGCGTCGAAACAGTCCTTCGTGGCTTCAGTGACTCGGTCCATGGGCAGGGCGGGGCGTCAGCGATTGGCGGTGGGGACCGCGAGCAGCTCGACGCTGGTGCGGCTCGCGTCGAAGGGCTGCGGCAGATAGAGCGCGAGGTTCCGGTCTCGCATCACGTTCTTCCAGTAGCCGTCATTCATGCTGAGGCTGAAGTAGACGGTACCCGGCTGCACCGGCACTTCCGGCGGCGGGCGGTACGTCACAGCCAGCGGCACGCCGGGAGCGGCGGCCTGCAGCAGCGCGCGGATGTCGTCCCACGCGGCCACCTTGGACAGCTTGGGAAGCTGCTCCGCCACCGTCCGCTCCGGCAGCTCGCTGCGCACGGCGAGGAGGAACTGGCCGCAGCGCTCCAGCCGCTCGTCCTCCAGCCGCCCGCGGAACATGCCGTCGGTGCCCACCGACAGGTCCACCGTCAGGCACTGCTCCAGCGCCACCGAGCGCATCAGGTCCGCGATGCGGCGGAACAGCTCCTCGAAGGTGGCCCGCAGGTTGGTGAACTGGAAGGAGGGCAGGGTGGACGGGTCCGCGCTCGCGGAGAACGTGCACAACTGCCCCGCCGTCTGGATGAGCGTGAGGTACACGTCGCGCGGCGGAAGGTTGCCCGCGTCCAGCGCGTGCTGGAGGTAGGGGATGGTGCCGTTGAGCGCGTTGAGCTCCAGGAAGAGCGTCACGTCGCCCGCGGTGAACTCCAGCGCGGACGCGTCGCGGTGGCGGCGGCGCGAGGAGAGCTGGCGCTGCTTGGACACCATCAGCCGCAGCAGGGTGCGCAGCTCGTTCATGATGAACGGCGACGCGTCGATGCGCAGGCTGGGAGGGATGTACGTGTCGACGAGCGTCAGGTTCCCCGACTTGTCGCGGGACAGCTCGCACAGCTTGATGGAGTCGAAGTCGTCGCGCGGCTCGGTGCCGAACAACAGGCGCACGTTGCGCTGGCCGAAGGCCACCTGGGAGATGGACGTGGACGCCGTCAAGTCACTGATGGGGCGCGCGGAGGGCGTGTAGC contains these protein-coding regions:
- the tssM gene encoding type VI secretion system membrane subunit TssM yields the protein MMAYLLPLLGIGAPTFAILSFLGFSPREAAIIAALAGLFAMGVVWLVKRILARRAAKKLEGALATQAEEQTATVRPDLQPEIKAMQAEFTKAVEALKTSKLARGGKDALAVLPWYLIVGPPGAGKSTALRNSGLKFPYLSARGGVRGVGGTRNCDWWLTNEAVILDTAGRYTSAEEDRPEWLAFIDTVAKHRPSRPINGLIVAISVSELMNADPQAVGEMGQTIRERMDEITTRLKMLVPVYVMITKCDLLPGFVEMFSDLSRVERGQIWGFTVPVEQQSEASTDLFRERFDEMLSVLEQRSLRRLGQERRLETRENIYGFPQKFDALRKNLAEFLQPLFLENVFQDTPVFRGLYFNSGTQDVRAVDKVSPSASELFGSTNGRAQTEGATEGRSYFLWDVFTKVMFQDQQMAVRSSLEEARVRRQRLVLASAALAATALMLSLPTLSFFQNRSMAQAVTKAITDVSLDPRDDIRRVEDLIPLRNRLQELTEYDEHGAPLWMRFGLYQGDKMLPQARQFYNAALRRVLLGKQFELVQQRLDAFGKNPDLLTVRSDADYSKHFDAYRQYFDDLKMYLLVTTPRNPTEPELDEAQQKWLVQQIVSHWKRVRGDSVDERAVENHASTYLRMLANEQMLPEEQKPARAERIAFPREKGVITSARRSLNNVPLVRLELAQLVANVSNEFPDQTLEQLVGSVPEMSAPLRVRGAFTRTAYDQVIRERLEGAFKDQQSWVLDRDEKVDAVESRRELRTRYFETYQQEWKDFLNSIRVQAPQNLTQMEGLLTNLTRGKPKPYGRLFRALAFNVQLDKRDKTVAAAAGGKLQAVKEFFGSKPEQEAAQKRELLAADSSSGAEELTARDLEREFASLIRFTTETSKTEDGEESLTALDSYEDQLATVQTTLLAVKDKPAESGVLLDKIESTRTNVEMLVRKQSDNVAIFERLLLPPFQEMRSVVFEGTAEAKSNLFCEQVVSTYQQAFKGLYPFDRASQKDAPLPEVAEFLRPEGGLVRKFVKEQLLEDVVATGRKWEFTSSGGAMFRPELLTFLEKTGALATTLFPGGDTVDPLVRFQVRLRPGVSADGTASQISSITFTLDGTDETYRNGPDTVWKPMIWPGQAGKLGARILVQSADGATETALEAEGEWGLFRLLERVKRIEPSADGRYFTATWEIEEMNGAMVSIDFRPERTANPFFGLGGNTSKLLAIFRDPGLQPPTGIARKGRGCTPAAVALDGAP
- the tssK gene encoding type VI secretion system baseplate subunit TssK, whose product is MKSVQRVVWSEGMFMSPHHLQQQDLYHEQLLDLRLAALEPYPWGVVSLEVDMEALRAGTVQLSRFMGVLPDGLPVSFEAGDAEAPPARPAEGYFPPAQRTLDVYLGVPRERSGVESFGSGERLGGSPRYTPSARPISDLTASTSISQVAFGQRNVRLLFGTEPRDDFDSIKLCELSRDKSGNLTLVDTYIPPSLRIDASPFIMNELRTLLRLMVSKQRQLSSRRRHRDASALEFTAGDVTLFLELNALNGTIPYLQHALDAGNLPPRDVYLTLIQTAGQLCTFSASADPSTLPSFQFTNLRATFEELFRRIADLMRSVALEQCLTVDLSVGTDGMFRGRLEDERLERCGQFLLAVRSELPERTVAEQLPKLSKVAAWDDIRALLQAAAPGVPLAVTYRPPPEVPVQPGTVYFSLSMNDGYWKNVMRDRNLALYLPQPFDASRTSVELLAVPTANR
- a CDS encoding DotU family type IV/VI secretion system protein, with product MDRVTEATKDCFDAAIQLRGSDSAAIPPPETLHHRLRGVVDEMLRRSAVLGFSHQDAQDMAYAMVALVDEVVLGRPEEYRQFWSSNPLQLHYFNENVAGDGFFARLNTVRKDPHRAEVLQVYYLCMLFGFQGRYRIRGGELELMTLIDTVQKDLERARPFDFDVLSPHGERPTESLLSKRKKASMLGISAGALAVAVLFYGVLQFFLNDTVGELKSRIEVHAAKNTASTGGNAATTASTEGAP